One window of Erinaceus europaeus chromosome 6, mEriEur2.1, whole genome shotgun sequence genomic DNA carries:
- the HIP1R gene encoding huntingtin-interacting protein 1-related protein isoform X1, whose translation MNSIKNVPARVLSRRPGHSLEAEREQFDKTQAISISKAINSQEAPVKEKHARRIILGTHHEKGAFTFWSYAIGLPLPSSSILSWKFCHVLHKVLRDGHPNVLHDCQRYRSNIREIGDLWGHLHDRYGQLVNVYTKLLLTKISFHLKHPQFPAGLEVTDEVLEKAAGTDVNNIFQLTVEMFDYMDCELKLSESVFRQLNTAIAVSQMSSGQCRLAPLIQVIQDCSHLYHYTVKLMFKLHSCLPADTLQGHRDRFHEQFHSLRNFFRRASDMLYFKRLIQIPRLPEGPPNFLRASALAEHIKPVVVIPEEASEDEEPENLIEISTDPPTGESAVVADVFEQTFGPPNGSMKDDRDLQIETLKREVETLRAELEKIKLEAQHYISQLKGQVNSLEAELEEQRKQKQKALVDNEQLRHELAQLRAAQQDGVRNQGLRKEAEKRASATELRYNKLKEKHSELINTHAELLRKNADTAKQLTVTQQSQEEVARVKEQLAFQMEQVKRESEMKLEEQSDQLEKLRRELEAKAGELEHVQEALGRTEQSGSELSSRLDTLSAEKDTLSSALRQREAELQEAESLVREKEAALSQEQQRSAREWDELQGQLAHKESQEQALRQRLLDEQFAVLRGTAAEAEGILQDAVGKLDDPLHLRCTSSPDYLVSRAQAALDAVSALESGHAQYLTSPADASTLVAALTKFSHLAADTIVHGAATAHLAPTDPADRLVDTCRECGARALVLMGQLQDRQALPQTQPGLVRGPLQGVLQLGQELKPKSLDVRQEELGAMVDKEMAATSAAIEDAVRRIEDMMNQARHASSGVKLEVNERILNSCTDLMKAIRLLVTTSTSLQKEIVESGRGAATQQEFYAKNSRWTEGLISASKAVGWGATQLVESADKVVLHTGKYEELIVCSHEIAASTAQLVAASKVKADKHSRHLGRLQECSRSVNEMTANVVASTKSGQEQIEDRDTMDFSGLSLIKLKKQEMETQVRVLELEKTLEAERMRLGELRKQHYVLAGAVGTPEEEPGRPSAAPRSADSQKPPLAQKPCVAPRQDYQVSGMEGTDLASASSSTRRMVSTPLNL comes from the exons GCCATCAGCATCAGCAAAGCCATCAACAGCCAGGAGGCCCCCGTCAAGGAGAAGCATGCCCGCC GCATCATCCTGGGTACCCACCACGAGAAAGGGGCCTTCACCTTCTGGTCCTACGCCATCGGCCTGCCGCTCCCCAGCAGCTCCATCCTCAGCTGGAAGTTCTGCCACGTCCTCCACAAGGTCCTTCGAGATGGCCACCCTAAC GTGCTGCATGATTGCCAGCGCTACCGGAGCAACATACGGGAGATTGGAGATCTGTGG GGGCATTTGCATGACCGATACGGACAGCTAGTGAATGTCTACACCAAACTCCTGCTGACCAAGATCTCCTTTCACCTAAAG CACCCCCAGTTTCCTGCAGGCCTGGAGGTGACAGATGAGGTTCTGGAGAAGGCAGCTGGCACCGATGTCAACAACAT TTTCCAGCTCACCGTGGAGATGTTTGACTACATGGACTGTGAGCTGAAGCTTTCTGAGTCAG ttTTCCGGCAGCTGAACACCGCCATCGCCGTGTCACAGATGTCCTCAGGGCAGTGCCGCCTAGCCCCGCTCATCCAGGTTATCCAGGACTGCAGCCACCTCTACCACTACACGGTCAAGCTCATGTTCAAGCTGCACTCCT GTCTCCCCGCAGACACCCTGCAAGGCCACCGGGACCGGTTCCATGAGCAGTTCCACAg CCTCCGAAACTTCTTCCGAAGAGCATCAGACATGCTGTACTTCAAGCGGCTCATCCAGATCCCCCGGCTGCCCGAG GGACCACCCAACTTCCTGCGGGCCTCTGCTCTGGCCGAACATATCAAGCCAGTGGTGGTGATCCCCGAGGAGGCATCTGAGGATGAAGAGCCCGAGAACCTGATTGAGATCAGCACGGACCCCCCCACTGGGGAGTCTGCg GTGGTGGCTGACGTCTTTGAGCAGACATTCGGACCCCCCAACggctccatgaaggatgacag GGACCTGCAGATTGAGACCTTGAAGAGAGAGGTGGAGACGCTCCGTGCTGAGCTGGAGAAGATCAAGCTGGAG GCCCAGCACTACATCTCGCAGCTGAAGGGCCAGGTGAACTCGCTGGAGGCCGAGCTGGAGGAGCAGCGCAAGCAGAAGCAGAAGGCCCTGGTGGACAACGAGCAGCTCCGCCACGAGCTGGCCCAGCTTCGGGCCGCCCAGCAGGACGGCGTGAGGAACCAGGGCCTGCGCAAGGAGGCTGAGA AAAGGGCAAGTGCCACGGAGCTGCGCTACAATAAGCTGAAGGAGAAGCACAGTGAGCTCATCAACACGCACGCCGAGCTGCTCCGCAAG AACGCAGACACGGCCAAGCAGCTGACAGTGACGCAGCAGAGCCAGGAGGAGGTGGCGCGGGTGAAGGAGCAGCTGGCCTTCCAGATGGAACAGGTGAAGCGGGAGTCTGAGATGAAG TTGGAGGAGCAGAGTGACCAGCTGGAGAAGCTCAGGCGGGAGCTGGAGGCCAAGGCCGGGGAGCTAGAGCATGTGCAGGAGGCCCTGGGCCGCACAGAGCAG AGTGGCTCAGAGCTGAGCTCAAGGCTGGACACGCTCAGCGCGGAGAAGGACACTCTGAGCAGCGCTTTGCGGCAGCGGGAGGCCGAGCTGCAGGAGGCCGAGAGCCTGGTGCGTGAGAAGGAGGCGGCGCTGAGCCAGGAGCAGCAGCGCAGCGCTCGGGAGTGGGACGAGCTCCAGGGGCAGCTGGCCCACAAG GAGTCCCAGGAGCAGGCACTGCGGCAGAGGCTCCTGGATGAGCAGTTCGCGGTGCTCCGGGGCACAGCAGCCGAGGCTGAAGGCATCCTGCAGGACGCAGTGGGCAAGCTGGATGACCCCCTCCACCTGCGCTGCACCAGCTCCCCGG ACTACCTGGTGAGCAGAGCCCAGGCGGCCCTGGATGCTGTGAGTGCCCTGGAGAGCGGCCATGCCCAGTACCTGacctccccagcag ACGCCTCTACCCTGGTAGCAGCCCTCACCAAGTTCTCCCACCTGGCGGCTGACACAATTGTCCACGGCGCCGCCACCGcgcacctggcccccacagacCCTGCTGACC GCCTGGTGGACACGTGCAGGGAGTGTGGGGCGCGAGCACTGGTGCTCATGGGGCAGCTGCAGGATCGGCAGGCTCTGCCGCAGACCCAGCCCGGCCTGGTACGTGGCCCCCTCCAAGGCGTCCTCCAGCTGGGCCAG GAGCTGAAGCCCAAGAGCCTCGATGTGCGGCAGGAGGAACTCGGGGCCATGGTGGACAAGGAGATGGCGGCCACGTCTGCAGCCATTGAAGATGCTGTCCGCAGGATCGAG GACATGATGAACCAAGCCCGCCATGCCAGCTCAGGGGTGAAGCTGGAGGTGAATGAGAG GATCCTCAACTCCTGCACAGACCTGATGAAG GCCATCAGGCTCCTGGTGACGACGTCCACCAGCCTGCAGAAGGAGATCGTGGAGAGTGGCAGG GGGGCAGCTACACAGCAGGAATTTTACGCTAAGAACTCCCGCTGGACAGAAGGCCTCATCTCTGCCTCCAAGGCTGTGGGCTGGGGAGCCACGCAGCTGGT GGAGTCGGCCGACAAGGTGGTGCTGCATACAGGCAAGTATGAGGAGCTCATCGTCTGTTCCCACGAGATCGCAGCCAGCACGGCCCAGCTGGTGGCGGCCTCCAAG GTGAAGGCCGACAAGCACAGCCGCCACCTGGGTCGCCTACAGGAGTGCTCCCGCTCTGTCAACGAGATGACCGCCAATGTGGTGGCCTCCACCAAGTCCGGCCAGGAGCAGATTGAGGACAGAG ATACCATGGACTTTTCCGGCCTGTCCCTCATCAAGCTCAAGAAGCAGGAGATGGAGACACAG GTGCGTGTGCTGGAGCTGGAGAAGACATTGGAGGCTGAGCGCATGCGGCTGGGGGAGTTGCGGAAGCAGCATTATGTGCTGGCCGGTGCTGTGGGGACCCCAGAAGAGGAGCCTGGCCGACCCAGTGCTGCCCCTCGCAGTGCAGACTCCCAGAAGCCACCCCTGGCCCAGAAGCCCTGCGTGGCCCCTCGGCAGGACTACCAGGTGTCCGGGATGGAGGGCACTGACCTGGCTTCTGCTTCTAG TTCGACAAGAAGGATGGTGTCCACCCCACTCAACTTGTGA
- the HIP1R gene encoding huntingtin-interacting protein 1-related protein isoform X2, translated as MNSIKNVPARVLSRRPGHSLEAEREQFDKTQAISISKAINSQEAPVKEKHARRIILGTHHEKGAFTFWSYAIGLPLPSSSILSWKFCHVLHKVLRDGHPNVLHDCQRYRSNIREIGDLWGHLHDRYGQLVNVYTKLLLTKISFHLKHPQFPAGLEVTDEVLEKAAGTDVNNIFQLTVEMFDYMDCELKLSESVFRQLNTAIAVSQMSSGQCRLAPLIQVIQDCSHLYHYTVKLMFKLHSCLPADTLQGHRDRFHEQFHSLRNFFRRASDMLYFKRLIQIPRLPEGPPNFLRASALAEHIKPVVVIPEEASEDEEPENLIEISTDPPTGESAVVADVFEQTFGPPNGSMKDDRDLQIETLKREVETLRAELEKIKLEAQHYISQLKGQVNSLEAELEEQRKQKQKALVDNEQLRHELAQLRAAQQDGVRNQGLRKEAEKRASATELRYNKLKEKHSELINTHAELLRKNADTAKQLTVTQQSQEEVARVKEQLAFQMEQVKRESEMKLEEQSDQLEKLRRELEAKAGELEHVQEALGRTEQSGSELSSRLDTLSAEKDTLSSALRQREAELQEAESLVREKEAALSQEQQRSAREWDELQGQLAHKESQEQALRQRLLDEQFAVLRGTAAEAEGILQDAVGKLDDPLHLRCTSSPDYLVSRAQAALDAVSALESGHAQYLTSPADASTLVAALTKFSHLAADTIVHGAATAHLAPTDPADRLVDTCRECGARALVLMGQLQDRQALPQTQPGLVRGPLQGVLQLGQELKPKSLDVRQEELGAMVDKEMAATSAAIEDAVRRIEDMMNQARHASSGVKLEVNERILNSCTDLMKAIRLLVTTSTSLQKEIVESGRGAATQQEFYAKNSRWTEGLISASKAVGWGATQLVESADKVVLHTGKYEELIVCSHEIAASTAQLVAASKVKADKHSRHLGRLQECSRSVNEMTANVVASTKSGQEQIEDRDTMDFSGLSLIKLKKQEMETQVRVLELEKTLEAERMRLGELRKQHYVLAGAVGTPEEEPGRPSAAPRSADSQKPPLAQKPCVAPRQDYQFDKKDGVHPTQLVNY; from the exons GCCATCAGCATCAGCAAAGCCATCAACAGCCAGGAGGCCCCCGTCAAGGAGAAGCATGCCCGCC GCATCATCCTGGGTACCCACCACGAGAAAGGGGCCTTCACCTTCTGGTCCTACGCCATCGGCCTGCCGCTCCCCAGCAGCTCCATCCTCAGCTGGAAGTTCTGCCACGTCCTCCACAAGGTCCTTCGAGATGGCCACCCTAAC GTGCTGCATGATTGCCAGCGCTACCGGAGCAACATACGGGAGATTGGAGATCTGTGG GGGCATTTGCATGACCGATACGGACAGCTAGTGAATGTCTACACCAAACTCCTGCTGACCAAGATCTCCTTTCACCTAAAG CACCCCCAGTTTCCTGCAGGCCTGGAGGTGACAGATGAGGTTCTGGAGAAGGCAGCTGGCACCGATGTCAACAACAT TTTCCAGCTCACCGTGGAGATGTTTGACTACATGGACTGTGAGCTGAAGCTTTCTGAGTCAG ttTTCCGGCAGCTGAACACCGCCATCGCCGTGTCACAGATGTCCTCAGGGCAGTGCCGCCTAGCCCCGCTCATCCAGGTTATCCAGGACTGCAGCCACCTCTACCACTACACGGTCAAGCTCATGTTCAAGCTGCACTCCT GTCTCCCCGCAGACACCCTGCAAGGCCACCGGGACCGGTTCCATGAGCAGTTCCACAg CCTCCGAAACTTCTTCCGAAGAGCATCAGACATGCTGTACTTCAAGCGGCTCATCCAGATCCCCCGGCTGCCCGAG GGACCACCCAACTTCCTGCGGGCCTCTGCTCTGGCCGAACATATCAAGCCAGTGGTGGTGATCCCCGAGGAGGCATCTGAGGATGAAGAGCCCGAGAACCTGATTGAGATCAGCACGGACCCCCCCACTGGGGAGTCTGCg GTGGTGGCTGACGTCTTTGAGCAGACATTCGGACCCCCCAACggctccatgaaggatgacag GGACCTGCAGATTGAGACCTTGAAGAGAGAGGTGGAGACGCTCCGTGCTGAGCTGGAGAAGATCAAGCTGGAG GCCCAGCACTACATCTCGCAGCTGAAGGGCCAGGTGAACTCGCTGGAGGCCGAGCTGGAGGAGCAGCGCAAGCAGAAGCAGAAGGCCCTGGTGGACAACGAGCAGCTCCGCCACGAGCTGGCCCAGCTTCGGGCCGCCCAGCAGGACGGCGTGAGGAACCAGGGCCTGCGCAAGGAGGCTGAGA AAAGGGCAAGTGCCACGGAGCTGCGCTACAATAAGCTGAAGGAGAAGCACAGTGAGCTCATCAACACGCACGCCGAGCTGCTCCGCAAG AACGCAGACACGGCCAAGCAGCTGACAGTGACGCAGCAGAGCCAGGAGGAGGTGGCGCGGGTGAAGGAGCAGCTGGCCTTCCAGATGGAACAGGTGAAGCGGGAGTCTGAGATGAAG TTGGAGGAGCAGAGTGACCAGCTGGAGAAGCTCAGGCGGGAGCTGGAGGCCAAGGCCGGGGAGCTAGAGCATGTGCAGGAGGCCCTGGGCCGCACAGAGCAG AGTGGCTCAGAGCTGAGCTCAAGGCTGGACACGCTCAGCGCGGAGAAGGACACTCTGAGCAGCGCTTTGCGGCAGCGGGAGGCCGAGCTGCAGGAGGCCGAGAGCCTGGTGCGTGAGAAGGAGGCGGCGCTGAGCCAGGAGCAGCAGCGCAGCGCTCGGGAGTGGGACGAGCTCCAGGGGCAGCTGGCCCACAAG GAGTCCCAGGAGCAGGCACTGCGGCAGAGGCTCCTGGATGAGCAGTTCGCGGTGCTCCGGGGCACAGCAGCCGAGGCTGAAGGCATCCTGCAGGACGCAGTGGGCAAGCTGGATGACCCCCTCCACCTGCGCTGCACCAGCTCCCCGG ACTACCTGGTGAGCAGAGCCCAGGCGGCCCTGGATGCTGTGAGTGCCCTGGAGAGCGGCCATGCCCAGTACCTGacctccccagcag ACGCCTCTACCCTGGTAGCAGCCCTCACCAAGTTCTCCCACCTGGCGGCTGACACAATTGTCCACGGCGCCGCCACCGcgcacctggcccccacagacCCTGCTGACC GCCTGGTGGACACGTGCAGGGAGTGTGGGGCGCGAGCACTGGTGCTCATGGGGCAGCTGCAGGATCGGCAGGCTCTGCCGCAGACCCAGCCCGGCCTGGTACGTGGCCCCCTCCAAGGCGTCCTCCAGCTGGGCCAG GAGCTGAAGCCCAAGAGCCTCGATGTGCGGCAGGAGGAACTCGGGGCCATGGTGGACAAGGAGATGGCGGCCACGTCTGCAGCCATTGAAGATGCTGTCCGCAGGATCGAG GACATGATGAACCAAGCCCGCCATGCCAGCTCAGGGGTGAAGCTGGAGGTGAATGAGAG GATCCTCAACTCCTGCACAGACCTGATGAAG GCCATCAGGCTCCTGGTGACGACGTCCACCAGCCTGCAGAAGGAGATCGTGGAGAGTGGCAGG GGGGCAGCTACACAGCAGGAATTTTACGCTAAGAACTCCCGCTGGACAGAAGGCCTCATCTCTGCCTCCAAGGCTGTGGGCTGGGGAGCCACGCAGCTGGT GGAGTCGGCCGACAAGGTGGTGCTGCATACAGGCAAGTATGAGGAGCTCATCGTCTGTTCCCACGAGATCGCAGCCAGCACGGCCCAGCTGGTGGCGGCCTCCAAG GTGAAGGCCGACAAGCACAGCCGCCACCTGGGTCGCCTACAGGAGTGCTCCCGCTCTGTCAACGAGATGACCGCCAATGTGGTGGCCTCCACCAAGTCCGGCCAGGAGCAGATTGAGGACAGAG ATACCATGGACTTTTCCGGCCTGTCCCTCATCAAGCTCAAGAAGCAGGAGATGGAGACACAG GTGCGTGTGCTGGAGCTGGAGAAGACATTGGAGGCTGAGCGCATGCGGCTGGGGGAGTTGCGGAAGCAGCATTATGTGCTGGCCGGTGCTGTGGGGACCCCAGAAGAGGAGCCTGGCCGACCCAGTGCTGCCCCTCGCAGTGCAGACTCCCAGAAGCCACCCCTGGCCCAGAAGCCCTGCGTGGCCCCTCGGCAGGACTACCAG TTCGACAAGAAGGATGGTGTCCACCCCACTCAACTTGTGAACTACTAG